GCCTTCATCACCGCGATGATCGGGGTGAACGTCTCCCGGATCGCCGAGGAGATCATCATCTGGAACACGAAGGAGTTCTCCTTCGTCACCCTGCACGACGCGTTCTCCACCGGCTCGTCGATCATGCCGCAGAAGAAGAACCCGGACATCGCCGAGCTGGCCCGCGGCAAGTCGGGCCGCCTGATCGGCAACCTGACGGGTCTGATGGCCACGCTGAAGGCCCTGCCGCTCGCCTACAACCGCGACCTTCAGGAGGACAAGGAGCCGGTCTTCGACTCCTGCGACCAGCTGGAGGTGCTGCTGCCCGCCTTCACCGGCATGATCGCGACCCTCACCGTCAACCGCGAACGCATGGAGGAACTGGCCCCGGCCGGCTTCTCGCTCGCCACGGACATCGCCGAGTGGCTGGTCAAGCAGGGCGTGCCGTTCCGCGTGGCGCACGAGGTCGCGGGGGAGTGCGTCAAGGTCGCCGAGGCCGAGGGCAAGGAGCTGGACGACCTCACGGACGAGCAGTTCGCGAAGATCTCCGCCCACCTCACCCCGGACGTGCGCTCCGTCCTCAACGTGCCGGGCGCCCTGGCCTCCCGCGACGGGCGCGGAGGTACGGCGCCCAGCGCGGTCGCCGTCCAGCTGGCCGAGGTCAAGGCGGACGTGGCGGCCCAGCACGCGTGGGCGGACGCGAAGAAGAACGGCTGAGGGCGGGCGCCGACGGCGGGCGTCCCGCAGGGCCGGCCCTTGCGGGACGCGGGGCTGTATCCATGTGCGGCTCCGCCGCGCGGGCGCGGGCAACCACGGGGGCGCGCACCCGCCCACGTGCCGTGAGCCCCGAGCTCCCGGCGCCCGGCTTCCCAATCGGAGCGTCATCGCGGGTTACGTTGGTCGCCAGCCGTACCGGAGCCGACCGAACGGAGCCCGCGATGCCCTTCGCCCGCCTGGCGACAGCGACGACCCCCACCTGCCACATCGGACTCGGACTCGCCGCCGTCGGCCGGCCCGGCTACATCAACCTGGACCGCGACCAGGACCTCGGAGACAACCGCAGCGTCGACGCGCTGGGCGCCCGGACCCACGAACTCCTCGACGCCGCCTACGCGCAGGGCGTGCGCTACGTCGACGCGGCCCGCTCCTACGGCCGTTCGGAGGAGTTCCTCGCCGACTGGCTGAACGCCCGGCCCGACATCGACGACGTGGTCGTCGGCAGCAAATGGGGCTACACCTACACCGCCGGCTGGTCGGCGGACGCCGAGACCCACGAGGTCAAGGACCACAGTCTCGCCGCGTACGAGCGGCAGCGCGCCGAGACCGAGGCGGTGCTCGGCGACCGCCTCGACCTCTACCAGATCCACTCGGTGACCCCGGACAGCCCCGCCCTCACCGACAAGGAACTCCACGCCCGGCTCGCCGAGGCCGCCGCACAGGGCCTGACCATCGGCTTCTCCACCAGCGGTCCCGCGCAGGCCGAGGCCGTCCGCGCCGCCCTCGCGGTGACCGTCGGGGGCGAACCGCTGTTCCGCACCGTGCAGTCGACGTACAACCTGCTGGAGACCTCCGCCGCGCCCGCGCTCGCCGAGGCGCACGAGGCCGGGCTCACCGTGCTCGTCAAGGAGGGCATGGCCAACGGCAGGCTGGCCGGGCCGCACGCGCCCGAGGCGCTGAAGGCCGTGGCCGAGGAGACCGGGCTCGGCTGCGACGCCGTGGCCCTGGCCTGGATCCTCTCCCGGCCCTGGGCCGGCGTGGTCCTCTCCGGCGCGGCGACGGTCACCCAGCTCGTCTCCAACCTCCACGCCCCCGCCGTCGACCTCGACGAGGACCAGCTGTCCCGCCTCGCCACCCTCGCCGAGGACCCGCACGCCTACTGGGAGCGGCGCGGCCGGCTGCCCTGGCACTGATCGCACACGTCACCGACCAGCCGACCAGCACCTATGAGTCACGCACGCCTTGTATGAGACAAGTTTGTCTCATCCAAGCTATTCTTGTCTCATGGCTCTCGACCGTGACCACGTGCTGCGCAGCGCGGCCGCCCTGCTGACCCGCAAGTCCACCGCGACCATGGACGAGGTCGCCAAGGCCGCGGGGATCAGCCGGGCCACGCTGCACCGGCACTTCGCCGGGCGGGACGCGCTCGTCCGGGCCCTGGAGGCGCTCGGCATCGAGGAGTGCGAGGCGGCCGTGGACCGCGCCCGCCCCGACGACGGGCCCGCGAGCGAGGCCGTACGCAGGCTGGTGTGCGAGATCCAGCCCGCGGCCGGACTGCTCGCCTTCCTGTACGGCGAGAGCCAGCTGTGGGAGGGCGAGCGGCAGAACGACGGCTGGCAGCGGCTGGACGCGCGCATCGGCGCGGTCTTCCAGCGCGGTCAGCGAAGCGGCGAGTTCCGCATCGACCTCACCCCGGTCTGGCTCACCGAGGCGCTCTACGGCCTGATCGCCTCCTGCGCCTGGGCCACCCTGGACGGCCGCGTGGCCGCCAGGGACTTCCCGACGATGGTCGCCGAGCTGCTGCTCGGCGGCGCTCTGCGAAGAGAGGAATCATGACCAGCACCCTGCAGCCGGCGCACGCGGCGGAGGCGGTGAAGCGCCCGGGCCGCTGGCTCGCGCTCTGCGTCCTCGTCCTGGCCGTGCTGCTGGTGGCCGTCGACGCCACCGTCCTCGGCCTGGCGACCCCCTACATCAGCGAAGACCTCAACCCCTCCGGCACCCAGCTGCTGTGGATCGGCGACGTCTACTCCTTCGTCATCGCCGGTCTGCTGGTGTCCATGGGCAGCCTCGGCGACCGCATCGGCCGCAAGCGGATCCTGCTCGGCGGAGCCACGGCGTTCGGCGCGATCTCCGTGCTCAACGCGTACGCCACCACACCGGACCTGATGATCCTGGCGCGGGCGCTGCTCGGTGTCGCGGGCGCGACCCTGATGCCCGCCACCCTCGCCCTGATCCGCAACCTCTTCCACGACTCCCGCGAGCGCAGCGTCGCCGTCGGCATCTGGGGTGCCGCCGCCTCCGCAGGCACGGCGGTCGGGCCGATCACCGGCGGCTTCCTCCTCGAGCACTTCTGGTGGGGCTCGGTCTTCCTGATCAACCTGCCCGTGATGGCGGTGCTGGTCCTGGTCGGCATCCGCACCCTGCCCGAGTCGCGCAATCCGAACCCCGGCCCCTGGGACCTGCTCAGCGTCGTGCTCTCGCTGGCCGGCGTGATCGGTGTCGTCTACGCGGTCAAGGAGACGGCCACGCACGGTCTCTCCGTGCCCGTTCTCGCCGCGGGCCTGCTGGGCGCGGCCGCGCTCTACGGCTTCGTGCACCGCCAGCTCACCATGCCGACGCCGCTGCTGGACATGCGGTTGTTCCGGCAGCGCGGCTTCAGCGGCGCGGTCCTCGCCGACCTGCTGACCGTGCTGGGCATGTCCGGCCTGGTGTTCTTCCTCTCCCAGTACCTGCAACTCGTCCAGGGCAGGCGCCCGTTCGAGGCGGGCCTGGCCGAACTGCCCGCCGCCGTCGGCGCGGTGGCGGCCGGCCTGGCCGCGGGCGGCGCGGCCCGCCGCTTCTCGGTCCGCGCCGTGGTCTCCGGCGGCCTCGCGGCGGTCGGCCTGGCCCTGGCCGCGCTGACGGCACTCGGCCGGGCCACCGGCTACCCGGCCCTCGGCGCCGCGCTCCTGGTCGTGGGCGTCGGCGCGGGCCTGTCCTTCACCGTCACGGCCGACGTGATCCTCTCCAGCGTGCCCAGGGAACAGGCGGGCGCGGCCTCGGCGGTCTCCGAGACGGCGTACGAACTGGGCGCGGCCCTGGGCATCGCCCTGCTGGGCTCGATCGTCACCGGCGCCTACCGCGACTTCACGGGCCCGGCCGGCACCCCCGCCCAGGCCCATGAGTCACTGGGCGCGGCGGTCGAGACGGCGAGGAGCATGCCCCCGCACACGGCAGGAGCACTCCTGAACGCGTCCCGCGACGCCTTCGTCCACGGCCTGCACCTGGCCTCGGGCGCGGGAGCGGCGGTCCTGCTGGGAACGGCGGCCGCGGCGTGGTTCCTGCTGAGGGGGCAGCGACTGGAGAACACGGCGGAGTGAAGCGCCGGCGGCGTCCGGCAGCTTGGCCTTCCGGCGCTTCGGCCTTCCGGCGTCCAGGGTCCGGCACTTTGGCTTTCCGGCGTCGGCACCTTGGCTTTCCGACGCCCGGCATGTTCCTCGCGGCGCCCGGCCCCTTGGCCATCCGGCGTCCGGGGGGCCGGCGCAGCAAGCCGCTCAACGGCACGGCGTCCACGGGCGACGGCTGCGCGACCGCCATCCGCTCCTAGCGGACGTCTGCGCGGGACGGGGCGTTTTCCGGCGTACCCGACGACCGGCCGAACCGGCAGCGGCTCACGCCGCCTTGGCCTTGGTGGCGTACATGTCCACGTACTCCTGCCCGGACAGCCGCATGACCTCGGCCATCACCGAGTCGGTCACGGCCCGCAGCACGTAGCGGTCCCGGTCCATGCCGTCGTACCGGGAGAACTCCATGGCCTCGCCGAAGCGGACGGTGACCTTGCCCGGCCGCGGGATGCCCCGGCCGCCCGGCTGCAGCTTGTCCGTGCCGATCATGGCGAACGGGACGACCGGCGCGCCGGTCATCAGCGTCAGCCGCGCGATGCCGGTACGCCCCCGGTACAGCCGCCCGTCGGGCGACCGTGTGCCCTCGGGGTAGATCCCGAAGATCTTGCCCTCCTCCAGGATCCGGCGCCCGGTCATCAGCGCGGCCACGCCGCCGCTCGCGCCGTCCCGGTCCACCGGGATCATGCCGACGCCGGTGAAGAACCACGCCATCAGCCGGCCCTTGACGCCCTTGCCGGTGACGTACTCGTCCTTGCCGATGAAGAAGACCTGCCGCTTGGTGACGAGCGGCAGCACGATCGAGTCGATGAACGTGAGGTGGTTGCCGGCCAGAATGACCGGACCGTCGCCCGGGATGTGCTCCGCGCCCTCCACCTGTGGGCGGAACATCAGGCGCATGATCGGTCCGAGCACTGCCTTGATGAGCGCGAAGCGGGACAACGGGTCCTCCGATGTCGAGGGGGGCGATATGTGTCTGTGCAGGTGAGGACATTACTCGCGGCTCCCGGCCGGGCGCACATCGGGGACGCCCGGTTCACCGAGGTCTTACGAACTGTTGACGCGGGTTTACCTGCGGTGACGCCCGGGAGACGGGCCGTAACACCCTCGCGACGGTGTGACGGATCTCGCGAACGGCCGTCACCCACTCGGCTACCCGGTCGCCGGCCGCCCAAGCCGACGGCCCGTCAGCACACCGCCCCCACAGGACATACGGCGTCACCCGGGTGTTCCGCCCTGGGACTCCCTTCGGTCATGTCCGCGCCCCTACGATCGGCGCGACTCACGAGGCCGACGGCAGGAGGGCGCTGATGAGCGGCGACCAGGCGGACAAGAAGACCCCGGGCACCGGGCGGCGGGCGATCCTCGGCGCCGCGGTGCTCGGCGCGGGCGGAGCGGTCCTCGGGCTGCCGGGCGCGGCCGAGGCCGCCGGGGC
This genomic interval from Streptomyces sp. NBC_00557 contains the following:
- a CDS encoding aldo/keto reductase, which gives rise to MPFARLATATTPTCHIGLGLAAVGRPGYINLDRDQDLGDNRSVDALGARTHELLDAAYAQGVRYVDAARSYGRSEEFLADWLNARPDIDDVVVGSKWGYTYTAGWSADAETHEVKDHSLAAYERQRAETEAVLGDRLDLYQIHSVTPDSPALTDKELHARLAEAAAQGLTIGFSTSGPAQAEAVRAALAVTVGGEPLFRTVQSTYNLLETSAAPALAEAHEAGLTVLVKEGMANGRLAGPHAPEALKAVAEETGLGCDAVALAWILSRPWAGVVLSGAATVTQLVSNLHAPAVDLDEDQLSRLATLAEDPHAYWERRGRLPWH
- a CDS encoding TetR/AcrR family transcriptional regulator, translating into MALDRDHVLRSAAALLTRKSTATMDEVAKAAGISRATLHRHFAGRDALVRALEALGIEECEAAVDRARPDDGPASEAVRRLVCEIQPAAGLLAFLYGESQLWEGERQNDGWQRLDARIGAVFQRGQRSGEFRIDLTPVWLTEALYGLIASCAWATLDGRVAARDFPTMVAELLLGGALRREES
- a CDS encoding MFS transporter, coding for MTSTLQPAHAAEAVKRPGRWLALCVLVLAVLLVAVDATVLGLATPYISEDLNPSGTQLLWIGDVYSFVIAGLLVSMGSLGDRIGRKRILLGGATAFGAISVLNAYATTPDLMILARALLGVAGATLMPATLALIRNLFHDSRERSVAVGIWGAAASAGTAVGPITGGFLLEHFWWGSVFLINLPVMAVLVLVGIRTLPESRNPNPGPWDLLSVVLSLAGVIGVVYAVKETATHGLSVPVLAAGLLGAAALYGFVHRQLTMPTPLLDMRLFRQRGFSGAVLADLLTVLGMSGLVFFLSQYLQLVQGRRPFEAGLAELPAAVGAVAAGLAAGGAARRFSVRAVVSGGLAAVGLALAALTALGRATGYPALGAALLVVGVGAGLSFTVTADVILSSVPREQAGAASAVSETAYELGAALGIALLGSIVTGAYRDFTGPAGTPAQAHESLGAAVETARSMPPHTAGALLNASRDAFVHGLHLASGAGAAVLLGTAAAAWFLLRGQRLENTAE
- a CDS encoding lysophospholipid acyltransferase family protein encodes the protein MSRFALIKAVLGPIMRLMFRPQVEGAEHIPGDGPVILAGNHLTFIDSIVLPLVTKRQVFFIGKDEYVTGKGVKGRLMAWFFTGVGMIPVDRDGASGGVAALMTGRRILEEGKIFGIYPEGTRSPDGRLYRGRTGIARLTLMTGAPVVPFAMIGTDKLQPGGRGIPRPGKVTVRFGEAMEFSRYDGMDRDRYVLRAVTDSVMAEVMRLSGQEYVDMYATKAKAA